In Rhodospirillum rubrum ATCC 11170, a genomic segment contains:
- a CDS encoding ABC transporter substrate-binding protein gives MPFVSTTRAGLLAGAFALAIGFAGPAASADPIKIGGAFNLTGGQASLDGPAKNGAQLAIDTLNAAGGVNGTPLELVVYDGKTDPAVVASLGSQLINSDKVSAIIGFSDSDPVLALGPNAQKAGVPFIAVGATSPKLPDQIGDTMFLACFGDNTQAAVGASFAIDDLKAKSVYVLEDTANEYATLLSKYFRETFEHLGGKVIGRDTYRTGDKSFTAQITKIKAAAEKPDILYIAATPDSIGLVVRQVRQAGLKLPIVGGDGYDTPLLLEVGGASANNVYFTTHSFVSDSAPGPMKTFFDAYGKAYGNAPENAFAALGYDTVMLVADAIKRAGSGDPAAIRKALTETKDLAGVTGAVTFAEGSRVPVKSVTVIGVKDKALYKAAEMAPTFVPKP, from the coding sequence ATGCCTTTCGTTTCCACGACACGCGCCGGCCTGTTGGCGGGCGCCTTCGCCCTGGCCATCGGCTTCGCCGGGCCGGCGGCCAGCGCCGATCCGATCAAGATCGGCGGCGCCTTCAATCTGACGGGTGGTCAGGCCTCGCTTGACGGTCCGGCGAAGAATGGCGCCCAACTCGCCATTGATACCCTGAACGCCGCCGGCGGCGTCAATGGCACCCCGCTCGAGCTGGTGGTCTATGACGGCAAGACCGATCCGGCCGTGGTCGCCTCGCTGGGCAGCCAGTTGATCAATTCCGATAAGGTCAGCGCGATCATCGGCTTTTCGGATTCCGATCCGGTTCTGGCCCTTGGTCCCAATGCCCAGAAGGCCGGCGTGCCGTTCATCGCCGTCGGAGCGACCTCGCCCAAGCTGCCCGACCAGATCGGCGACACCATGTTCCTGGCCTGCTTTGGCGATAACACCCAGGCCGCCGTCGGCGCCTCTTTCGCCATCGACGATCTGAAGGCCAAAAGCGTCTATGTCCTTGAAGATACCGCCAATGAATACGCGACCTTGCTGTCGAAGTATTTCCGCGAGACCTTCGAGCATCTGGGCGGCAAGGTGATCGGGCGCGACACCTATCGCACCGGCGACAAAAGCTTCACCGCCCAGATCACCAAGATCAAGGCGGCGGCCGAGAAGCCCGACATCCTTTACATCGCCGCCACGCCCGATTCGATCGGCTTGGTGGTGCGTCAGGTCCGTCAGGCCGGCCTGAAGCTGCCGATCGTCGGCGGGGATGGCTATGACACGCCGCTGCTGCTCGAAGTGGGCGGCGCTTCGGCCAATAACGTCTATTTCACCACCCATTCCTTCGTGTCCGACAGCGCGCCCGGCCCGATGAAGACGTTCTTCGACGCCTACGGCAAGGCCTATGGCAACGCCCCCGAGAACGCCTTCGCCGCCCTTGGCTATGACACGGTGATGCTGGTCGCCGATGCCATCAAGCGGGCCGGTTCGGGTGATCCCGCCGCCATCCGCAAGGCCCTGACCGAGACCAAGGATCTGGCCGGGGTGACCGGCGCGGTCACCTTCGCCGAGGGCAGCCGCGTTCCGGTCAAGAGCGTGACCGTCATCGGCGTCAAGGACAAGGCGCTCTACAAGGCGGCCGAGATGGCGCCGACCTTCGTGCCCAAGCCCTGA
- a CDS encoding creatininase family protein, translating to MEKTVQLEHMNTRVFVEGAYDTALIPLGSCESHGDHLPFAMDALTAHKLALGVAERMEKVFVLPPTFFGFSQHYWHKPMSISLSQDTNIRVIADILDSLAHWKIRNVLIINGHDGNISAIDVAARAARLRHPDMKIGSLDAWWVTAGNLLPKDTFEVWNGLGHGGEGETSIGLACFPELVDMAHARGMIPEVDENVKELWDFSELTDYGATGAPEKATREKGQAMYDVLVDYLVAYLTKRRDTNWAYNPK from the coding sequence ATGGAAAAAACCGTTCAGCTCGAACACATGAACACCCGGGTCTTCGTTGAAGGGGCTTACGACACCGCCCTGATCCCGCTTGGGTCCTGCGAAAGCCATGGGGATCACCTGCCCTTCGCCATGGATGCGCTGACGGCCCATAAGCTGGCCCTGGGTGTGGCCGAGCGCATGGAAAAGGTCTTCGTTCTGCCGCCGACGTTCTTCGGCTTCAGTCAGCATTATTGGCATAAGCCGATGTCGATCAGCCTGAGCCAGGATACCAATATCCGGGTGATCGCCGATATTCTCGACTCGCTGGCCCATTGGAAGATCCGCAATGTGCTGATCATCAATGGTCATGACGGCAATATCTCGGCCATCGACGTCGCCGCCCGCGCCGCGCGCCTGCGCCATCCCGACATGAAGATCGGCTCTCTCGACGCTTGGTGGGTCACCGCCGGCAACCTGCTGCCCAAGGACACCTTCGAGGTCTGGAATGGTCTGGGCCACGGCGGCGAGGGGGAAACCTCGATCGGTTTGGCCTGTTTCCCCGAACTGGTGGACATGGCCCATGCCCGGGGGATGATCCCCGAGGTCGATGAGAACGTGAAGGAATTGTGGGACTTTTCCGAGCTGACCGACTACGGCGCCACCGGGGCCCCGGAAAAGGCCACGCGCGAAAAGGGTCAGGCGATGTACGACGTGCTCGTCGACTATCTGGTGGCCTATCTGACCAAGCGCCGCGACACCAACTGGGCCTATAACCCGAAATAA
- a CDS encoding asparaginase domain-containing protein — translation MAVSPSPLRIFTAGGTIDKDYRLEENGLVVGDPFVAEVLKTARLAGAVSIVALSRKDSLDFTEADREAIGRAVGQAVEDHILLTHGTDTMVETARYLGGLPELAGKTVVLSGAMVPGRVGGSDAAFNIGFACAAALMLAPGVYIAMHGKVFDPAKTRKNRGLGRFEPIDDQE, via the coding sequence ATGGCCGTTTCCCCCTCGCCCCTGCGCATCTTCACCGCCGGCGGGACCATCGATAAAGACTATCGCCTGGAAGAAAACGGGCTGGTCGTCGGCGACCCCTTCGTCGCCGAGGTCCTGAAAACGGCCCGTCTGGCGGGCGCGGTGTCGATTGTCGCGCTGTCTCGCAAGGATAGCCTGGATTTCACCGAGGCCGACCGCGAAGCGATCGGCCGGGCGGTCGGCCAAGCCGTGGAGGATCATATCCTTCTCACCCACGGCACCGACACCATGGTTGAAACCGCCCGCTATCTTGGCGGCTTGCCCGAACTCGCCGGAAAGACCGTGGTGTTGAGCGGCGCGATGGTCCCCGGCCGGGTGGGGGGAAGCGACGCGGCTTTCAATATCGGTTTCGCCTGCGCTGCGGCGTTGATGCTGGCGCCGGGAGTCTATATTGCTATGCACGGCAAGGTTTTCGACCCGGCGAAAACCCGGAAGAATCGCGGCCTTGGCCGGTTCGAGCCCATCGACGACCAGGAGTAG
- a CDS encoding GntR family transcriptional regulator, with protein sequence MAEQADGGSGRADGKEQAYRRLRDWIIYSELRPGSAIKERELAERLGVSRTPLREILQRLHYVGLVDWQPNIGVFVAPIDYGRIREIFEVRLALERAAVSLATVKATAAQIDDLDALLGRCRQAIDTGEYVTFISLDALFHEKIRDIAGNAYLATLMDNAHNVALRFWYLYRESLADTYHDIENLGLVVEAMRRRDAPAAANAIAAHIVGFLRAFHAQEIDALCRAMAV encoded by the coding sequence ATGGCGGAGCAGGCGGACGGCGGATCGGGACGGGCCGATGGCAAGGAGCAGGCCTATCGACGCCTCCGCGACTGGATCATCTATTCCGAACTGCGCCCCGGCTCGGCGATCAAGGAACGCGAACTGGCCGAGCGGCTGGGCGTCAGCCGAACGCCGCTGCGCGAGATCCTTCAACGTCTGCATTACGTCGGGCTGGTCGACTGGCAACCCAATATCGGCGTTTTCGTCGCCCCCATCGACTATGGGCGGATCCGCGAGATCTTCGAGGTCAGGTTGGCCCTTGAGCGCGCCGCGGTCTCCCTGGCGACCGTCAAGGCGACGGCCGCCCAGATCGACGATCTCGATGCTCTTCTCGGCCGCTGCCGTCAGGCCATCGACACGGGCGAATACGTCACCTTCATCTCGCTTGACGCCCTGTTCCACGAAAAGATCCGCGATATCGCCGGCAATGCCTATCTGGCGACCCTGATGGACAACGCCCATAACGTCGCCCTGCGCTTTTGGTACCTGTACCGCGAGTCCCTGGCCGATACCTACCACGATATCGAAAACCTGGGGCTGGTGGTCGAGGCAATGCGCCGCCGCGACGCCCCGGCCGCGGCCAATGCCATCGCCGCCCATATCGTCGGCTTCCTGCGCGCCTTTCATGCCCAGGAGATCGACGCGCTGTGCCGGGCGATGGCCGTGTGA
- a CDS encoding HNH endonuclease: MRIAANACPALVLNADFQPLSYFPLSLWSWQEAVKAVFMDRVCVVSEYDRVVHSPSLDLSLPSVISLKEYVPVAKRAAFTRFNVFLRDGFACQYCGIRLPAHDLTFDHVVPRSKGGVTAWNNVVTACGPCNMRKANRTPREAAMPLLQRPAEPSTHRLRNEGRSFPPGYLHESWRDFLYWDVELDPF; the protein is encoded by the coding sequence TTGCGTATTGCGGCGAATGCATGTCCCGCCCTGGTCCTGAACGCTGATTTCCAGCCGCTCAGTTACTTCCCGCTGTCTTTATGGTCGTGGCAGGAGGCGGTGAAGGCGGTTTTCATGGACCGGGTCTGCGTGGTCAGCGAATACGACCGGGTGGTCCATTCCCCCAGCCTTGATCTCTCCTTGCCCAGCGTCATTTCGCTGAAGGAATACGTTCCCGTCGCCAAGCGGGCGGCCTTCACCCGCTTCAACGTGTTCTTGCGCGATGGCTTCGCCTGCCAGTATTGCGGCATCCGCCTTCCCGCCCATGACCTGACCTTCGACCATGTCGTGCCGCGCTCCAAGGGCGGGGTGACGGCCTGGAACAACGTGGTGACGGCCTGCGGGCCTTGTAACATGCGCAAGGCCAACCGAACGCCGCGCGAGGCCGCTATGCCGCTTCTTCAACGCCCGGCGGAGCCCAGCACCCACCGCCTGCGCAACGAGGGACGCTCTTTCCCGCCAGGTTATCTTCATGAAAGCTGGCGGGATTTTCTTTATTGGGACGTCGAGCTCGATCCGTTTTAA